DNA sequence from the Daphnia carinata strain CSIRO-1 chromosome 8, CSIRO_AGI_Dcar_HiC_V3, whole genome shotgun sequence genome:
GTAGAGTCGGGTGTTGTCCTCCACTTTGGTGTCCATGTTGTACTTGACGTCCATAGAAGCTTTCTCACACTCGGCCTCCTGCATCCGgacattttcaaaaacgagGACGACGTGATGAAACATATCATTATCAAACAACAACGACACTTGTTATTATTTGATCACGAGACTTTAAAGTGGGTCAATTTTTAGAACGTCTACTAAACTCGTCCAGAATACAGAACAGTTTGTAGACGCCCAccatttttttggggggcttttctttttaacaatcgaaaacataaaaaaaaaaaacaaaaaaaaaaacaggtggtAGGAAGAAGAGACTACAAGTcaatcaattgtttttatgGGATGCGTTTTTACCCGAATGCCGGCGTCCCTGTTCGCCTGGGCGACTCCAACGGCTGCATCTCGTTTGACGTTGGCCGTCTGCGCTTTTCCCAACGACGACAGGTACTCGACATTGTCGTAGACATCTGATATGGAAGACGGTGAGAAATCGAATTGATGACACACATCCCAACATGttttttacctttgatggtgaaCGAGAGGATTTCAATGCCCATCCGGCCGACATCGGGCGCTGCAACTTCTCGGACCAGAGAGGCGAATTGGTCACGGTCGCGATAAACCTGCGTTCCACAGCAATAAAGagaaatatgcaaatcattgttgtttgaatgaaaaaaatccaGGTTATCAGAACACGATCGATCCAACCCAATTCACCCAACACATTCGGGACgctcttccttttttgcgCGGTTTGTGCGGTCGTGATACCATCACATTCGATTAGCAACTGATTTCAATCTCTGATCGATCGTTTCACGTCCAACTCGTTTCTGTCGTGAGCAAGTTATTCCACTTAAAAATCTGACGTTGATTACCGCAACCCTCAAATCGTTTCGGCTACTCGTTacacattttctgttttgaacGTGCGGGCGACAGTCacgccaaaaaataaaatcccgtTATTGCGGTCCCACCTCCCCCgatttgattattcaaaaaaaaataaaaaaaacgggagcaaataataataaaaaaaaaaaaaaaaaaaagtgtaaccTCTTCGACGGAGAGAGTGCCGAGAATGGCACGCAAATGACCCTCGAGGGTCTGCAGGATGGTCAGCTGGACTTCTTGAGATGTCTTGCCTAGAAATTGTTCGGACGCCGTCGTCAGCAGCTCTTTGGCCGTCATAATCTTGCATTGGGCCACTCCCGTCACCGTCAACGGGACACCTTGGGCCGTCTCGACGTGCTCGCAGACCGGATTCAACGTCATTACCTGTCCGAGGGGGGGATAAAgatcattaattgatttgaaacAGGACGAAAGGCAAGTGAATACCTCGAGTGACATGCGCTGGACGTCTGTGACGAGCCACCACGCCCATGCCCATCCGCCGACGATGGTCGTTTTGGAACTAGCGCCACAGCAACcgcctattttcaatttcaaatgaatattttaaacGAATCATTTTTTGCTAAAAGGCCAGACATAAATTTGGACCATTTCCAAATGGGTCAGACACACACAAGCCatttccttcttcctctttcaCGCCTTTTTCCCGACATCTTCGTGCGAGAAGAGAAAGTTTCTTGTTCCACGGATTGGAACACGATTCCcttcaaaaataacaatgttttttttttccaagtggCCTGTTGAAAGGGCGCGTCCTTGGTTGTTAACAACGTGAAAGTGCCATCGTCGAGACAACACGACGTCCGGAAACGTTTAAACAAATCATTGTGCCGGAACACGTTGTCGAGCGGGCACATGTCGACTACACCTGTTCCCTTGTGGTTAGACCTATGCCTACCTGTTGTGTCTCAtgtaaaaatggaaaaccgAGACGTGGCTGGAACACGCAAATCACAAGAcgtcgaaataaaaaaaaaaagtcccacATTCTTCCAAATTGGAGCGGACGAAATGATGATCAATGCGATGGACGATTGCGGATTCTCGTCattcatcttcatcaccttGTGAACATGTCACTATCCTAACGGGACACGTTTTCTCAAGGCAGCCGGAAGGACAGCCCGTCAACATTGTCCCATGTTTCTCCCATTTCTCTCCTAACCCcgaaaacatttgcatttttttttccccgatgATGTTGGATCAATTTCCCATCGATATGGGCCAGCCATCTCATTGAGAGTAGCTTCAAAACTAAGAAAAGGTGGGCATTTCTTTAGAATCACGTTCGTCCGAAGAATCAGATTGGAATGCGGTGCGTGTGCGGATCCCCATTGTGCATAAGCCGGGACTACACCCttctccttaaaaaaaaaaaaaaaaaaaaaaaggagcaatgaaactaaaaataaaatgggtcGGCCATTGCGTGCATGTCGAGAGTCACGTGCTCACATTTGCAGTTATGTCGTCACgcgcgtgaaaaaaaatagaaacatttTCACATCGTCAAAGTTCCTGACTTTTCTCCTGATTTATTCACGACAACCCCATGCGCTACATTATAATTTTATTCCCAAATCAATGAACATCAAacgtgtaaaaaaataatattacgaTGCCAAAAACATTCTTTTCACTTGTCATTGAATCAGAGCGCATCGCAATGATAAGAATCTTGTTACCACGCTTTTTAAAATCTATCGTTCATCATAAATTTTGGGGGGGGGAcataatttttcaaaagaaaaaaaaaaataccgggATTTAGTGAGAGGAAAACCGGTTGAAAGAATCGGTACATGAAAAAcagatttgaagaaaaaaaaaaacgtgatggtCGTGTGTTGAATGGAAAATGATTTTCGCTTTGGAGAGAAAGTTGTAATTCCTCCTTATATCCATCTGCCCTTACGTGtctaattatatttttaagaaaaaaaaaaaaaaaaaaacgagagggattttttttttaggttttctCTCAATAAAATGCTTACATCTTTTTCCTTGTATGCGGGAGGAGGGAGAAGGAACTAGCCGAGCGTGACAAATAATGACGTACGTCGGTGGGCGGCATCATTTCGAGGTATTGCGctgaatcattttcttttaaaagaattcttttctcAACGAACAatttcataaataattattccATTTCAAAATATGATGTAATTTTATGACATTCAAAAAtgtccccgtttttttttttttttaagctcgTAAAACGCGTTGTCATTGCcggcttgaaaataaaatttaaaaaaatgaacagaccAGTCCAACACGCATGAGTTAAATGGCTAACAATTACGGCCGAACTTGAAAAGCCACCCGACGCACCAGACGAAAacggccgaaaaaaaaaaaaaaaagtaaacgaCGTGGTTCAATATATTTcctctgttttttgtttttttttttctttaaagaaaagatgatACGAGTCTCGGTAAAGAATTCAAACCGGGACTTGACCGTAACAGGATTCGAAAACATCTGGTGTCTATACGTTGTGTTGGACACGTTTCATTCGACGTTCACACGCATCCCCCCAAAAAAGCCGCATCCGAAAGAAAAAGCGATACGTAAAAACTCATCCATATCTGAAATGAAATGACGGAAACCGTATGGATCGTATAGAGAAATGGAAAACATCTTCACGAATGATCTATGCGTCACACACCTGTTGTTGCTTCAAACCCTGAACTGCTCTCTTTAAACTaaaaggaatttaaaaaaaaaagaatgtttccATTTAACACGGTCCGTGTTTGATTAAAGCGGATGGTGTTTCATTAGTCGTAACGAACCCGATACGGAAAAgaatccccctcccccccctgGAAAACAATGGGGAGGTCGGGTGAAGTGAAGAGAAAGTCGAAAATCATAAAACGAACGGAGATTTGCCCAAGTTCTAGGTCGTCCATTTCCCAACGTCGTTCGATAACGCACAGACaaagttgaagaagaagaagaagaagaaggcggACCAAATGGCGCGCCTACCTGCCGGCCAACACGTAGACACCTGTAGGCCTTTCAGGTGCATACCAGAGACCGTCTCTCCGCTTGACCCCCCCAACGTCTCTTgatacaaacatttttcttccttatttATTTCGTGAATCGGTAGAATGGAAGGCGATGCCGCCAGCTATTTGAGGGCCTTTCTTTAAGAAGAAATAAAGGTTGGGGGGTCGGTGTGTCTGTTCAAAAAGAATTGAGGTCAAACGCTATGGAGAGAAAACGGGCGCGGACCCGGAATCAAAATCCCCCtcctttccccccccccttttttttttgatatgTGTACTATATCGTACGGGAATAGGGGCATAAATACGATCATTATTGAAGCTTTTGATgaatgcacacacacatttttcgaagcaaaaagaagtaCAGTTATGATAATTCCTAGATGCAACTGGCGACCGTGAAAATCCAagatacaaagaaaaaaaaaaaaaaaaggagatggtGCGACAACATGTGGGCAAGTTCACTcgtctggaaaaaaaaaaaaaaaaagacttgcaatcaggaataagaaagaaaaattgaaagggCCGTTGCGACGCTAGCAGACGGAACATGCATCGAAACGATGATGGCACACAAAAGCCGTAGGCGCAATCCCGAAAAAAAGTCCGTTTCTTTACCGACACCCGTTACGCGTACCTAACTGGTCATCACACCTGTTGTCTCTACCTGGTCCCAAACTGACCATCTTATGCCTTTCATCTGCCGCGCACTAAAGCCGTTACcaaacggcaaaaaaaaaaaaaatgcattgttattacaaaaaaatccATCGAATTGGGAAAGGTGAATTCCAAAAATGTGCGATGTTATCCCCTTCTTAATCAATacagaagttaaaaaaaaaaaaaacacaaggtaAACACGTGTCTCGAATCACgtcaggcaaaaaaaaacaaaaaaaaacaggtatcCCGTTATGCAAATAGAGagcaagaaaagagaaagaaattggGAAGGtgttaaacgaaaagaagagtAAAACTGGAGCAAATCCGGTCCGTCCAGATTTCTCGCAAACGACTTTCAATTTGTTGATTCAACTTGACCGTGCTAAACGAACCGGACCCACCCACacatctcttttcttgttctttgttGTCTGACACGCGAAATAGACATGAATTaatagcacaaaaaaaaacaaaaaacaaacccgGCTTATTATGCCAACGTAAGCAAACCCCCTTCATCATATCATTAATATGGATCGATTTCATCCGAAACGCGAACAAAccggatttattttttttttttaaagcttggAGCTAAACCCAGACTACGGGATCCCGCAAATCGTTTGTGTACTTACTGTTTcttacgtctttttttttccttttttatttttaaaggggaaaaaaaaaatcatagtggcgacagaaaaaagaaaagagagtcCAAGAGGCGGAGTGTCgagttttcaaaaatggccGCAAGGACTTCCGCGTTGGTTTTGTGGGTACgcggagaaagagagagaaatgaaaagaaaatatatatatatatataaagggATGGCTTCTTAGGGCTCCCAATTCCATCAGTTGCTCTCCGGCAGCCGTCACCTCCGCACGTCTTCCCCTTCCTAATTCTAGCCACCCTTGTTTTGgaattggttttgttttttttcttgaactaAAGCCGCAAAGTGCGATTAAACTATTGTCTTCGGGGGAGAATGGTGTCGGATTTGATTCAACGGTGACCTTTCAAATCGATCAACGGATTAGTGCTCGCCTGTGTTCATcagtgtttgttttttttttagtgacgGTCTATAAATATAAGCAACAGGTGAGTTTAGGTTTGAAAAGAGCCGCTCTGTGTGTCTGTGCATCGgtcaactttgaaatcggggggagaaaaaaagtcCGAGGGGAGAGTGACCTCAATTTTTCGGTAGTCAAATTCAGAGtaatttttcttctattcccCTCCCATGTAAACCGACATCCATCAAGGAAGGGtagaaaacaagacaaaaggTGTGCGTTTAAAACGATCGTTTTACCacgacaggaaaaaaaagtgaaaatggccagcaggaaaaaaaaaaaatgcaattttcaaTTAAGAACTGCGCGATAAATCAGCGTTAGAAAGAAAGCGTTTTTCTAAAATCTCACACAATCATGCTAATAACGTAGTCGCGGTCCGTTCAGTTTTCTTATGTCCAGTTGAcctcctttttctccttcttcctcAATCTTCATTTTGGGATGTTGTACACAAacgcatttcattttcgaCTTTGATCTCTACCCAACTGGAATTTGCAAATGTCTTTCAAATGACATGGCCATTAGGATTTTTTtggcccgttttttttttttttggttccttaTTTGTCCGTACCCATCCGCGGGGCTGTCGCATCTCCACCCACAAAACTGGGTCAGACAAATAGCTTTTCCCCCTTCTCTAACGGTGGAaatgcctttttctttttaaaagaaaaaaaaaaaacggttttctgattatcggaaaaaaaaacaaaagcggaTCAGGATCTTGCCCTCATCCTGACCTGTTGACCTAGTGACGTTCGTCTTCCGGGGCATTTCCGACTTTTAAAAACACGGAAATGATATTTGGTTTGTTTCGAAAACAGATCCTGTTCAAACTGTTGCCGGAGGCAGGACGTGATCTTAATACGACGTTGAAGAAATCAAGTGGAAAGGAAGAACtttgtcaagcaaataaaaaaaaaaaaagaggagaaatgAGTCTGATCGTGCCAGCCGCAACGGCCGCAGCCACGACAGCCACATTATGGTTCATTCCCATTCTGGTGGCAGCCGTTTCCTTTTATCAATACGACAAAACGGATCCGGAAGGACGGCCCAAAGACACCAAGGTAAATATCTAAACCGGAATCTCTTCCCGTACAAAATGAAATGgctttctattttctttgCCAATAAACTCAAATGTGACGTCATAGGTAAACATTACCCAATTCTTTTGGAAAGATGtttcaagaaaatgaaataaagaatgaaaattgaattaaaattattaGGTGATTTACAAGTACTACGACTTTATCGTCATCGGGGCCGGATCGGCTGGGGCGGTCGTTGCTAACCGACTGAGCGAGCAACCCGACTGGAACGTCCTATTACTGGAAGCCGGTGGCGACGAGACGGAAACATCCGACGTGCCGGCCTTGGCCGCCTATTTGCAACTCTCTGAACTCGACTGGCAATACAAAACGGAACCTCAGCCAACTGCTTGTCTCGCCTTTAACGACAAAAGGTACACCAAACGCAATAACAGTAAAAAAAGAGCACAACAGGTGGCCAGCTGTGTTCAATACCCGTTTCATttcgttaaacaaaaaactagtTTTATATTtcgcaccaaaaaaaaaaaaaaaaaaaactggtttcgCTGGGTCTCGCATTTCCAGTCTGTTTATCTACGCGACCTTGCGTTAACGGGTTGATTGTTTAAAACTAAAACGTCTATGTGTCATCAGGTGTTCCTGGCCGCGCGGTAAAGTACTCGGCGGCTCGTCGGTGCTCAACTACATGTTATACGTTCGCGGGAACCGCCGAGATTACGACAGCTGGGCCCAAATGGGCAACTACGGCTGGAGCTACGACGACGTCCTGCCATATTTCATCAAATCGGAGGACAACCGAAATCCTTACCTGGCCCAGTCGCCCTATCACGGCGTCGGCGGTTACCTCACCGTTCAAGAGTCGCCTTACAAGACGCCTTTAGCTACTGCCTTTGTCGAAGGTGGTGTCGAATTAGGTAAACGTCAACCTCCTTACGCTTATCCACTGATAAAACATTATGTTTAATTATATACACAATAGGTTACGAACATCAAGACGGAAACGGAGCCTACCAGACGGGATTCATGATCTCCCAGGGGACAATACGACGCGGATCGAGATGCTCGACATCAAAGGCATTCTTACGTCCGGTGCGGAAGCGCAAGAACCTGCACATCGCGATGCATTCGCACGTGATGCAAATCATGATCGACCCTGAAACGTATCAAGCTTACGCCGTCAAATTCGCCCGGAAGGGCAAGATCTACGTCATCCGGGCCACCAAGGAAATTGTCTTATCTGCCGGATCTGTCAACACGCCGCAATTGCTCATGTTGAGCGGTGTCGGGCCGGCTGAGCATTTGCAACAGCTCGGAATTCCCGTCATCTCCGATTTGAGAGTCGGCGACAACTTGCAGGACCATATCGCGGCCGGCGGAATGGTCTTTACGCTGGAGCAGCCCGTCTCTTTGGTCCAGAGCCGCTTCGAGAATTTGCCCAGCATCTTGCGCTACGCCATGTTCGATTCGGGACCGTTGACGACGCTGGGTGGAGTCGAAGGCCTGGCCTGGGTCAACACCAAATACGCCAATCACAGCGACGACTGGCCCGACATCGAGTTCCATTTCGTTTCCGGCACGCCAGCCGCCGACGGAGGAGCTCAAATTCGTCGTGTCCACGGTGTCACTGATTTCGTCTGGGACAATTATTTCGCGCCAGTTGCCTACAGGGACACTTGGTCCGTCGTGCCCATGTTGCTGAGACCTCGATCGGTCGGCTACATCCGTTTGCAATCCGCCGATCCGTACGACAAACCGCTTATCTACCCAAACTACTTTGTCGACGACCAGGACGTCCGGGTTCTCGTCGAGGGCGTCAAAATCGGTTTGGCGCTGGGCGAGACGGCCGCCTTCAAGAAATTGGGCTCGAAATTCTGGGCGCAGCCTTTCCCCGGATGTGAGCATTTGCCCTTGTGGACGGACGAGTACTGGGCCTGTTTTGTGCGCCACTACTCGTCAACAATTTACCATCCGACTGGAACGGCGAAAATGGGACCACCGGGCGACCCGACAGCTGTCGTCGATCCCGAGCTCAGAGTTTACGGCGTTCACAATTTGCGTGTCGTCGATTGCTCCATCATGCCCAACGTCCCATCGGGCAACACCAACGCCCCAGCGGTACGTTAAataattttgtaaaaatttaaGATTTCGAATTtacaaaaattgaattgatttgCAGATTATGGTGGGAGAGAAAGGTGCCGATTTAATTAAATCATTCTGGTTAAATTacgcatcgaagaaaaagtaggaatttcaaaaaggaccaacaacaacaaggcgCATTTCCACagattttttctctctttcaacCTAGTCTCATCAACTTTGAAATCTCGTTGAAATCGGGACTCTATCTATTTCTCTATTATTTTATATCTCCCTGCGCATTTGTTAAAAGGATCGTCTGGaacatcccccccccaaaaaaaaacaagaatgacTTGAGCACAAGAAcaaaagtgtgtgtgtgtgtgtgtgtctacaaAGAAGAGAACAAATGTGAAAACTTGGCAAGTGAAATGTCGTAGAACCCTCGTTTTGGGTGTGTTTGTGAACCCTCAGGCTCGTCAAGTCACTTGGCTCATCACCCATAACAAGAAATTTAACGaacagaaaaacgaaaaaaaaaatctgtttggcccaacgtgttttttttatgtttttgacaaaatttagaaatcaTCATTCAATTTGTTTCgccccccactttttttttcgaaataacACGAAACTTCATAAGAGTGCCATTAAGCGTCATCCATTTCACCCCAcgtgtgttttgattttctattttaattttttttgctttttctctttacaaaaaaaatgttagtaTGTATTAATTAATGAATTCTTTTCTTGGGAAGGTGTCAgtgttttcaaaacaaaaaaaggtgggTTCCTTaaatgacctttttttttaaacgtgttCTTTCGAGCTGAGCTCGTGATTACACACGCATAAAAAAAGCACACACAgacgaaaagaacaaaacagtAATGTTGTCAAtgatgttccaaaaaaaaatgaaaatgtccTTCGTAAATtgtcaaaaaaattaatacatTTTCGCCTTGTAAAAAAATGAGGCAAACGACCTATCGTTTCCTAACGAAAAGACTTGAAAATTCTAATTCTATTCAAATTATagggaataataaaaaaaaatgagataaaataaacaaacggCTTGTACGGAAGCCAAACATGTTGTGTCTGCCCATCGCATTTGCAAGAGAAACGTCCTGCACTTGAATGTTTTCCTTGCCCCCTTGTTCCAACAACGTcagccccaaaaaaaagggggaatgaAACCATGTATGGATAATAATAATCACAATCATATTCGTATGTCCTCCCTGTTCCCCCTAACCCCCTTCATCTAGGGCCCCACCCCATCGTTGCGATCAATAACACACTAGTCGCATACCCTATACACACAGCAAAGCGAATCTTAATTGCATAGCAAAAGAGATTCACACAATTCAACATCAAATGAAATGTTACTACGCATCAATGTTAATTGAATATCACCTCAGGATAGGATTACGTAATTTCAAGGTGAAATAAacaatataaaagaaaaggaaagttaCCTGAGACGACCAAAGCTTCGTTCGGTCCAACAGTGTGGATGTTTCCCATTGTGTTTTTGTTATAAAAACGAAGtgaagaaacaagttttgatTGAAATCAGAGATGAAGGCAGTCAGGAACCACTGTCACTCGGCACGCGAAAGTTTAATTGTTAAATAGTCACGGCAGTCGCGTTcgttcctccccttttttcaaTCGCACATGATGGTGAAACGCTTACCGAGATCTTTTCACGTTTCCACAATTCATTCAAAACGAGCGCAACACAAATTCCCTGTGTGTCACACCAGAGATAACTGTTGTTCAACGCCCTGCTATTTGATGTACAGTCACTCTCACTTTCTTTTCATGCACGTTCGGGTGCTTGTTAGTTATCTTTGCATCTATTGACAGTCGACACAAACCAACAGCTCAACAGACGCCACAGAAAGTAATGCCATCTGTTGGCTGTTTTGCGCAACgcagccatctagcggccaaaTTTTGTACTACATGAAgatgtttttaatttcttcttgtgTTTTCTTGCATTTCGGCTCACTGAccacttttcttttacatGTTTTTCTATCCGAGTACTTGGCGTCTTGCATTGTATGCATGATTCGGCAATGACTTCATCCGACATCACCATTCTTCTTTGCTTACGGCAGGCCTGCATCGCAAACAcctgaaaaaaatgtagctATTTTTACAAGCTCATACAACctttcaagaaaacaaaaacacaacttATTCAATCTGATACATTAACCTCGACTTGGTAATTATATTAAGACTTTTTTACTCTTCAAACACAAAGTTTTGCACGCAAATGCCCGTAGTAAAGGCGTTACGCCTAAATTGGTGTTGTTGGCGCCATTACGTTCCACTGCAAGCAGAAATTGGCGGGACACTTCTTTTTAAGGGGCTAGTGCCCTTAATTGTTCTTTCTACGTCATTTCATCAGAGGTCtggattttatttatttaatttcccATTACAAAAAATCTTATCTTGATTAATAGAGGATTATGATACTTACAATTTCAAATCTCCAACGCCCTCCTTTGTTGTAGTCCTGGATTATATTTGCACCattcaaatacaaaaacagCCGAGATAAAAGAGGAAATGCACGTCTACATTTGTAATGTCTTCATACATTGAAACTCGGTTGTAGGAAGacacaaaatattttaaattcacGAGCATCGCCATTCCTTGACTGAACGCGCGCTCATCCCTACGAACTACGACCAAACTTTGAACAACGTTGCCAAACTTCCTTTCTCTTCCCTCTAATTGCAAAACAAGTATGGCCGACTCTGGCCAATGAAAAGCGAGACTGGGCGGAAGAGGGTGAGTATTAAAAAGTTCCATCAAACAACGCGTCAAGCAGAATCCTCATTCTGTTGGCTGCCATTACTCAGTTAGGTTCACGTGGCGAGAGGgtgtttccccatttttttttttctttctcatacCTTTTTTCGAACTGAcagagtttttaaaaaaataatggcctACCTTACTAAAGCCCAACAGCATGACAATCACGACCAGTTGGAAATCGACATTGAAAATGCTTTTTCCAACATCAGTATTGTTCCGAATTATCCTTTACTCAAGAAATTTTCCTTACCAAATATGCCGACAAGCTACGAAACCGTTGGTATAGCTAACCCTACATTAGAATGCatgataaaagaaacaaagacaGTTTAGAATCTCACATTGGGCACATTATATTGTCAGGTATTCTGGACGGAGAAATCAGAAAGATTGAAAATAGTGCTAGACAACATATCGAGTATCACTTTTGTCTACGTAATCACACATATTGGAACTGGAACGACGAAATTTTACCCGACATGTTGAAATGTGTTTTCTACACTACCTGCGAAAATTTTGCCGCCATTTTACCTAAGGAAACGAACATCTGGTGAGCAGAATATCGTATCaatgtttgattttaattcaaatgttaattttttaaattttgctttgtttaATTTTCAGGGTGTGTGGCTATTTCTCGCCCTCTGGATTGTTCATAATTTGCCGAGAAGTTCGTCTAGCCAGTGATAGTGATATTGCTGCACTGTCACACTATGGAATTCCGTGAAAAATTACGTACTAGTAGTAGGAATTGCTGGACTGCCCAAGATTGTGTGGAACAGAATGGGAagtgttttctattttatgttaactttgttttaattgttttcaaaattgttcACACTGATTTATTAATTAGTATAAAAGTTGTGAACTATTTCCAGTCTGTTTTTCATGATAATCTTGCTAGTCAACAGGATTActcgaagaaagaaaaggctaCCATTCATTTGTATAGTGCTATTCAGATGCTATCAAAGTCATGCCAAGTTGTGTGTGATATAAAAGTGGCTTCATATCTCCTCTGCTACACTCTCTGTTTCAATTGCCTCGTGGTTGCTGTGGATAAGGATTGCCATTTTGCCTTTAACtagtaattgttttttaaacaaagatTCTGTTCAAAGAAGGAGCAAAATGACCCATTCGGTTGAAAATTCTTGGATGTCCAAACTTGTCTCGTTCTCACCACATTAAAAGCTTATGGAAATAATGGTAAGTATTAGACATACAGTTATTGCAATTATTTCAATAAACCTCCTGATTTGTTCTTTATCATCCATTGAATTCTTCCAAATCAACTTGTATGTATATTTTAGGTACTGGCTGTAAAGTGTCGAACGCTGTGCCTGCAATGAACCAAAATTTAATTCCCCATTCAAGAGATTAGTGAGCTAATGCCAAACTTCAATGGCCCAAAGAATTCTAATTATTGGGGAGAAAAATCAATTAGTGCTTCTCCCTTACCCAAAGCTAACTGAAAATGGAACGGCTGGAAAGTATGCAGTTCATAAttcatgtaattttttttgtttttattttattttatattttcttaaatctttcttaaatataaatattttacagTAAATTTTTACAGATTATCATGATGTTTCATTAATTTCATGGACACAAGCATAGATTTCTTCTTTGC
Encoded proteins:
- the LOC130704215 gene encoding uncharacterized protein LOC130704215 — translated: MAYLTKAQQHDNHDQLEIDIENAFSNISIVPNYPLLKKFSLPNMPTSYETVGILDGEIRKIENSARQHIEYHFCLRNHTYWNWNDEILPDMLKCVFYTTCENFAAILPKETNIWVCGYFSPSGLFIICREVRLASDSDIAALSHYGIP
- the LOC130704211 gene encoding glucose dehydrogenase [FAD, quinone]-like, producing the protein MSLIVPAATAAATTATLWFIPILVAAVSFYQYDKTDPEGRPKDTKVIYKYYDFIVIGAGSAGAVVANRLSEQPDWNVLLLEAGGDETETSDVPALAAYLQLSELDWQYKTEPQPTACLAFNDKRCSWPRGKVLGGSSVLNYMLYVRGNRRDYDSWAQMGNYGWSYDDVLPYFIKSEDNRNPYLAQSPYHGVGGYLTVQESPYKTPLATAFVEGGVELGYEHQDGNGAYQTGFMISQGTIRRGSRCSTSKAFLRPVRKRKNLHIAMHSHVMQIMIDPETYQAYAVKFARKGKIYVIRATKEIVLSAGSVNTPQLLMLSGVGPAEHLQQLGIPVISDLRVGDNLQDHIAAGGMVFTLEQPVSLVQSRFENLPSILRYAMFDSGPLTTLGGVEGLAWVNTKYANHSDDWPDIEFHFVSGTPAADGGAQIRRVHGVTDFVWDNYFAPVAYRDTWSVVPMLLRPRSVGYIRLQSADPYDKPLIYPNYFVDDQDVRVLVEGVKIGLALGETAAFKKLGSKFWAQPFPGCEHLPLWTDEYWACFVRHYSSTIYHPTGTAKMGPPGDPTAVVDPELRVYGVHNLRVVDCSIMPNVPSGNTNAPAIMVGEKGADLIKSFWLNYASKKK
- the LOC130704216 gene encoding flotillin-2-like; translated protein: MGNIHTVGPNEALVVSGGCCGASSKTTIVGGWAWAWWLVTDVQRMSLEVMTLNPVCEHVETAQGVPLTVTGVAQCKIMTAKELLTTASEQFLGKTSQEVQLTILQTLEGHLRAILGTLSVEEVYRDRDQFASLVREVAAPDVGRMGIEILSFTIKDVYDNVEYLSSLGKAQTANVKRDAAVGVAQANRDAGIREAECEKASMDVKYNMDTKVEDNTRLYKLQKSNFDREINTAKAEAQLAYELQAAKTRQKIRTEEMQITVVERRKLIEIEEQEIMRREKELIATVRLPAEAESFKVELVAQGQRTQVVEKARADAEKIKLVGAAEATAIENVGRAEAEAMRLKAAAYKQYGEAATLSLVFEALPKIAAEVAAPLAKTDEIVMLSGSSNFSNEINKFVAQVPPAIQALTGVDLSDVLRKIPGAK